The Cuculus canorus isolate bCucCan1 chromosome 37, bCucCan1.pri, whole genome shotgun sequence genome segment TTTATTGTCATCGAGGAGGGACTTTATTATCATCGATGGGGTTTTATCGTCACCGAAGGGGTTTTACTGTCACCGGGGGGGGGTTTATTGTCATCGAGGAGAGGTTTTATTGTCATTGAGAGGAGTTTATTGTCATCAATGGGGGGTTTATTGTCACCAAAGGGGCTTTATTGTCATCAGTGGGGGGAGTTTATTGTCACCGAAGGGGTTTTATTGTCATCGAGGGGAGTTTATTGTCATCAATGGGGGGTTTATTGTCACCGAAGGGGTTTTATTGTCACTGATGGGGGTTTTATTGTCACCGAAGGGGTATTATTGTCACCGATGGGGGGTTTATTGTCACCGAAGGGGTTTTATTGTCACTGATGGGGGGTTTATTGTCACCGAAGGGGTTTTATTGTCACCGATGGGGGTTTTATTGTCACCGTAGGGGTTTTATTGTCACCGATGGGGGGTTTATTGTCACCGAAGGGTTTTTATTGTCCCTGAAGGACTTTTATTGTCCCCAAGGGGGGTTTCATTGTCCCCGAGGTGGAGGGGACaccccctcagctgctccttccagCCGTTTGACGGCCGGATTGGGATATTCGGGTTTCTCGATGGCTCCGGCTCCGAACTTGAGCTCGAGGAAAGCGCGGGCGTTGTTGGGCGCCATTGCGGTGACGCCGGCGAAGGGCACCGGCACTCGCGGCACCAGGAACCTCTCCGGGAACTCCACGTCCTGCGGGTGCCCGAGCCACGTGTCTTTGGTCATCACGGCGCCGCGGGCGTAGAACGGCCACAAATCCACGTGTAAGCGATTACTCCGACTATAATGAACCCGATAAAAATCCCCTTCGGTCGCTTTCTCCCATAAAAACCCTTCGGCGTCTTCCACCGGCGCCGTCGCCGCCGCCGCCAACCACCGGCATTTACCCACATCTTCGCGGTAAATCCCCAAATCCACGTCGTAATCCCAAGGGATGATATCGCCGAGGCGAACGGCTCCCAGTAAAGACCCTCCTTCCAACCAGTACCGCACGCCGGCCGCTTCCAACGCCGCCACCACGTGCCGGGTGGTTTCCCGCAGCGCCCGAAGGCAACACGGAGGCGTCCAGCGCCCGGCGAGCAGGTACTGCGGCGTTTGGGCGTGAACGGTGCCGAAACAGCGCGCCGTCTCCTTGCCGCAGCCGTACCAGCGCTCGCTGCCGTCGGCCAACACCTCCCGTTTGATGCCGAGGTCGCGCATCAAACGCCGACGACGGTTTACTGCCAAGTTTTCAGCTTTCCAACGCCCGTGAGGGGATACCGGAGCTCGGCGAGCGGCTGGAAACGCCGCCGGCATCACCAAGAGCCGCCAACGGCGCAACGCCGCTTGGATGAAGAGCGCGGTGGGCACCGGGCGCGCCAAAGGGAAGGGAAGCGCCAAAAGGTCGCGGGTGCGAAGGAGTAGCACGGCGGCGCCTTCCACCGCGCCGCACGTCCTCGGCGGCGCCGCCAGTGAGGAGAACCGCGCCGTCCACTCCCGCGGCTCTACGTGAAGCTCCAAACACCGTACCGGCTTAGATCCCACCGGCGCCGCCACCAACCGCGCGGCGTCACCCGCCGCCTCCAACGCGTTCCGCATGCGTTCCAACAGTCCCGGCGCGGCGCGGGCGCCATCCGGTACCAAAGCCACGTGGCGGGTGTGGATGTTCATCTCGAGGCGCGGCGGCGGTTCGGCGGCGTCGGGGTGTAACCGTAAGAGCGCGACGCCCGCCGGTAACGGCACCGGTGGATACGGAGGCGTTTCGGCCACCACCAAGACCGGCACGGGAAGCGCGGCGAAAGAACGCGCCGTCCCCGCCAAATCGCTCTCGAAGTCTTCGAAGTCGCGGAGGATAACGGTGACGCCGGGGACGGCGCGGGGGGAGCGGCAAAGGGGCGCCGGCGCCCCCGGGTTCCGCCACGcgcagaagaggaggaggaggttgagGGCGATGGCGCTCACCAGCGCCGCCTGGCACGGCCTCACCCGCATGGCCGAGCCCTAATTAACCCCCTCCGGTTAATTAATTAACGGACGATGTCGTCCCGGTGGGTCGGACCGGGGTTGCCGCGCATGGGGTTGGTTTGGTGGCAGCGCTgagggggagaaagaggcaTTAATTCGTTAACGAATGATGGCGTTAAGGTGGTGCCTTATTAAGGAGTGCGCTCGTTAATGAAGGGACTGATTAATGAGGGGGGGTCGTTAATGGGGAAACCCATTCTCCGCCCTCTCTCAGTTctctccccccccaaaaaaagcgGAGCCCCAGTGATATGTTGCCATGGCAACCCCATCCCAGTTGCTATAGCAACGTTATAGGCCCCGCCCCCCTCGGGAAGGGCAGCCCCTATAGGCGCCATCCCAGAGACGGGGCGGGAACCTATGGGGGCAATGGCCCCCACAAACCTATAGACCCCCTGTAGGCACCCCCACGCCCCTATAggccccccaaaacacccctatagaccccctatAGGCACCCCCGCACCTCTATGGACCCCCTATAGGCACCCCTGCACCCCTATAGACAACCCTATGCCCTTACACATCCCTATAGACGCTCCCACACCCCTATAGGCACTCTCACACTCCTATACACCCTTAGAGACACCCCTATaggcagccctgggcagccccacGCCCCTATAGATACACTATAGACAACCCCATGCCCCTATAGGCACCCCCACACCCCTACAGACACCCCTATAAGCACCCCCACTCCCCTATAGACGCTGCTATAGACAACCACAGACCCTAACAcacccctatagccccccccaCCCTATACACCCCTAGAGACGCCCCTATAGGCACCCCCACAACCCTATAGACACCCCTAGGCAGCCACACGCCCCTACAGGCACCCCTGTACACCCCTATAGACACCCCATGATACCTACACGCCCCTATAGGCACCCCATGGCACACACACGCTCCTATAGACACCCCTATAGACACCCCATGGCACACACACGCCCCTATAGGCATCCCTGTGCACCCCTATAGACACCCCATGGCACCTACATGCTCCTATGGACACCCCATGGCACCTACACGCCCGTATAGGCACCCCCATACACCGCTATAGacacccctgggtgcccccaTACCCCTCAGCCCCCCTACAGGCAGCCCTGGGTCTCTTATAGCCCCTTATAGCCCCCGTACCCCTCTCTCTCTGCGTCCCCCGCAGCCCCGTGTCTCCTCTGGGCTCCCGTACCCCCTCCCATCCGCAGCCCCGTGTCCCCTCTGGGCTCCCGTACCCCCTCCCATCCGCAGCCCCGTGTCCCCTCCGAGCCCCCGTACCTCCTCCTATCCCCGTCCCTGCAGACCCGTGTCCCCTCCGAGCCCCCGTACCTCCTCCTATCCCCGTCCCTGCAGCCCCGTGTCCCCTCCGAGCCCCCGTACCTCCTCCTATCCCCGTCCCTGCAGACCCGTGTCCCCTCCGAGCCCCCGTACCCCCTCCTATCCCCGTCCCCGCGGCCCCGTGTCCCCTCTGAGCCCCCGTACCTCCTCCTATCCCCGTCCCTGCAGACCCGTGTCCCCTCCGAGCCCCCGTACCCCCTCCTATCCCCGTTCCCGCAGCCCCGTGTCCCCTCCGAGCCCCCGTACCCCCTCCTATCCCCGTTCCCGCAGCCCCGTGTCCCCTCTGAGCCCCCGTACCTCCTCCTATCCCCGTCCCTGCAGACCCGTGTCCCCTCCGAGCCCCCGTACCCCCTCCTATCCCCGTCCCCGCGGCCCCGTGTCCCCTCTGAGCCCCCGTACCTCCTCCTATCCCCGTCCCTGCAGACCCATGTCCCCTCTGAGCCCCCGTACCGCCGGCTGGCGCCGTTGCCTTGGTAacgctggccccgcccctcccttCCGGCTCCCTTTGTGGCAGGAAGCGCCGGCGCCGTGGCTCCCTTTGTGGCAGCCGCTATGGCGGCGGAGAGGGCCCCGGTaccccccgcgccgccgcctcccGGGCCGGGGCTCAGCCTGCCCGGTGTACTGCACTTCATCCAACACGAGTGGGCGCGATTCGAGGCCGAGAAAGGGCGTTGGGAGGCGGAACGGGCCGAGCTCCAGGTACCGGCACCGGGGGGACCCAAACCTGGAGCCTCAGGCCTTGACACGGGTCCCGGGACCGGAGCCGCCGCCTCGGGGCAGCGCGGGGAGAGAGACGggattggggaccccccccccccccccggtatCAGGGACCCCCATGTCCAGTATCGGGGACCCCCGTATTGGGGACCCCCAATGTCAGGGAGACCCACAGACTGGGGATCTCCGGTATTGGGGTCCCCCAAGTCCGGTATCAGGGACCCCCTGGTATTGGGGTACCCCCCATATTGGGGACCCTCCATGTCTGGTATCGGGGACCCCCCCACTCTCAGGCCCACCCCGGTATCATGGAcccccccctttgcaccccgATATTGGGGTCCCCTTCATTGTTCTAGTATTGGGGACCCCTATGTCCAATATTAGGGACCCCCATATTGGGGACCCCCACGTCTTGTGGTCCGCTGGTATCAGGGATCCCCCTggtattggggtcccccccgtattggggaccccccccggtATCAGGGAACCTCCTGATATTgaggacccccccccccttacACCCCGGTATTGGGGTCCCCTCCGTCACTCTGacattggggtccccccataTCTGGTTTCAGAGACCCTCGgtattggggaccccccccctgTATCGGGGACTCCCCCTTTGCACCCCGGGATTGGGGTCACCCCCATATTGGGGACCCCCTCCTGGGCCTCCAccaatgtccccatctcccGTCTCCATATGCCTCTGTCACCTCTCACTGTGGCCCCGTGtcaccccctgtcacccccctGTCATCCCGTCACCCCTTGTCACCCCCCTTGTCACCCCATGTCACCCCCTCCGTCACCTCTCTGTCCCCCGTGtctcccctgtccccatccccatgtctttgtccccctgtcccccctgtgtccccccgtccccctctgtccccatgtcttcatccccccatgtccccccatgtccccctgtccctgtgtccccctgtccccccatgtcccccgtccctgtg includes the following:
- the FKRP gene encoding ribitol 5-phosphate transferase FKRP → MRVRPCQAALVSAIALNLLLLFCAWRNPGAPAPLCRSPRAVPGVTVILRDFEDFESDLAGTARSFAALPVPVLVVAETPPYPPVPLPAGVALLRLHPDAAEPPPRLEMNIHTRHVALVPDGARAAPGLLERMRNALEAAGDAARLVAAPVGSKPVRCLELHVEPREWTARFSSLAAPPRTCGAVEGAAVLLLRTRDLLALPFPLARPVPTALFIQAALRRWRLLVMPAAFPAARRAPVSPHGRWKAENLAVNRRRRLMRDLGIKREVLADGSERWYGCGKETARCFGTVHAQTPQYLLAGRWTPPCCLRALRETTRHVVAALEAAGVRYWLEGGSLLGAVRLGDIIPWDYDVDLGIYREDVGKCRWLAAAATAPVEDAEGFLWEKATEGDFYRVHYSRSNRLHVDLWPFYARGAVMTKDTWLGHPQDVEFPERFLVPRVPVPFAGVTAMAPNNARAFLELKFGAGAIEKPEYPNPAVKRLEGAAEGVSPPPRGQ